A region from the Prevotella melaninogenica genome encodes:
- a CDS encoding nitroreductase family protein yields METINTRKTIRKYTNKDVSEPLLRTLLEKAERTPTMGNLQLYSVIITRNAKKKAQLAPAHFNQPMVEGAPVVLTFCADFRRTTLWAENRKATPGYDNLLSFLNATTDALLYCQTFCNLAEEEGLGTCFLGTTIYNSKTIIEVLQLPRLVMPVATITLGWPAEDPPLVDRLPIDSIIHNETYNDYTPDRINAFYTPKEQLPENKHFVEINNKETLAQVFTDLRYTKEANEAISKELLETLKKQW; encoded by the coding sequence ATGGAAACCATCAATACAAGAAAGACTATAAGAAAATACACCAACAAAGATGTATCTGAGCCTTTATTAAGGACTTTATTGGAGAAAGCTGAACGTACACCAACAATGGGAAACCTGCAGCTTTATTCGGTTATCATCACACGTAATGCGAAAAAGAAGGCGCAACTCGCACCTGCTCATTTCAATCAGCCGATGGTGGAGGGTGCACCCGTAGTACTAACTTTCTGCGCAGACTTCCGTCGTACAACTCTCTGGGCGGAGAACCGTAAGGCAACACCTGGCTACGACAACCTCCTATCGTTCCTCAATGCTACTACAGATGCGCTGCTCTATTGTCAGACTTTCTGCAACCTTGCAGAAGAAGAAGGCTTGGGAACTTGCTTCTTGGGAACAACCATCTACAACTCTAAGACGATTATTGAAGTATTACAGCTTCCTCGCCTTGTAATGCCTGTCGCTACCATCACGCTCGGTTGGCCTGCTGAAGACCCTCCCCTCGTTGACCGTCTACCTATCGATAGCATCATCCACAACGAAACTTACAACGACTACACACCCGACCGCATCAATGCTTTCTATACACCAAAGGAGCAGCTGCCTGAAAACAAACACTTCGTTGAAATCAACAACAAAGAGACCCTCGCACAAGTCTTTACCGACCTACGTTACACGAAGGAGGCGAATGAGGCTATATCGAAGGAGTTGTTGGAGACGTTGAAAAAGCAATGGTAG
- a CDS encoding GSCFA domain-containing protein produces the protein MEFRTIVNIPHPTFELEPCERILFVGSCFADNIGKRFKEEKFRAVVNPFGVMYNPVSVLHTVKKMANHVFDTAVFTLGTNHVYVERATGEIVDNCQKRPQREFEERELTTEECADALHEAIALLRQANPKVNIILTVSPIRYAKYGYHESQLSKAMLLLAADKLVKEDTKKIYYFPAYEIINDELRDYRFYKADMLHPNEQAVAYIWEQLVATCFSAEAKRFLDVWRPIKEGLAHRPFHPEAAAYQDFIKRTKEKARLLKLKYPNIELNL, from the coding sequence ATGGAATTTAGAACAATTGTCAACATCCCCCATCCGACATTTGAGTTGGAGCCTTGTGAACGGATTCTTTTCGTTGGGTCGTGCTTTGCCGATAATATTGGCAAACGATTTAAAGAAGAGAAATTCCGTGCCGTGGTAAATCCCTTCGGTGTGATGTATAACCCTGTGTCAGTGTTACATACGGTAAAAAAGATGGCAAATCACGTCTTTGACACAGCCGTATTCACATTGGGAACCAACCATGTCTACGTGGAGCGAGCTACAGGCGAGATCGTTGACAACTGCCAGAAACGTCCACAACGAGAGTTTGAAGAGCGTGAGCTAACGACTGAGGAGTGTGCCGATGCTCTGCATGAGGCTATCGCCCTCTTGCGACAAGCAAATCCGAAGGTTAACATTATCCTCACCGTCAGCCCTATCCGCTATGCCAAATATGGCTACCACGAAAGTCAGCTGTCAAAGGCGATGCTGTTGTTGGCTGCCGACAAGTTGGTGAAAGAAGACACTAAAAAGATTTACTATTTCCCAGCCTACGAGATTATTAATGACGAACTGCGCGACTATCGTTTTTACAAAGCAGACATGCTGCACCCTAACGAGCAGGCTGTTGCCTATATATGGGAACAGCTTGTAGCCACCTGCTTCTCTGCTGAAGCCAAACGGTTTCTTGATGTATGGCGACCTATCAAAGAGGGATTAGCACATCGCCCGTTTCATCCAGAGGCAGCAGCTTATCAGGATTTCATAAAACGAACAAAAGAAAAAGCAAGATTATTAAAACTAAAATATCCTAATATAGAATTGAATTTATAA
- the rmuC gene encoding DNA recombination protein RmuC, whose amino-acid sequence MVIIYLFLGIIIGASIMLLWMKNKSTLEQKKAGEELAVLRSQLETERKNVDERIAVVKENAQQQVEAERKHGEQLRNELQKQAEAKNRLLQEEVRNMATQMLDESREKMNTADKERLDALLSPLKERLETFNQTVTNNSKENTANKTEIKTTFEEAMKRLHAEQEMTIKAMRENQERAVKELREQTERIGNDAASLTQALKGDSKMQGDWGEMILDKTLEDCGLIQGQQYFLQENYKDKDGNNFRPDAVIVFPNEERAVIDAKVSLTAYQAAIREEDATEREHYMKEHIASIKKHVDELSAKNYEKLVPGCIGFVLMFVPYESGYSAALKVDPSILQYAYRKHIIILSPSNLLMALQLTHTMWQNFRMTKNVEEILYQSNELFDKFVTFAETFVKIGTNIERLQQDFNKAKGQLNEGKGNIVRRLEGLKTLGISPKKQIPENL is encoded by the coding sequence ATGGTAATAATATATTTATTTCTCGGCATCATCATCGGCGCAAGCATTATGCTGCTATGGATGAAGAACAAATCAACATTAGAGCAGAAGAAGGCTGGTGAGGAACTGGCTGTACTCCGCAGTCAACTTGAAACAGAACGAAAGAATGTTGACGAACGTATTGCGGTAGTAAAAGAGAATGCCCAGCAGCAGGTAGAAGCAGAACGAAAGCATGGCGAACAGCTACGCAACGAACTCCAGAAGCAGGCTGAGGCGAAGAACCGACTCCTGCAAGAAGAGGTGCGCAATATGGCTACTCAGATGTTAGATGAGAGTCGGGAGAAGATGAATACGGCTGACAAAGAACGCTTGGACGCCCTACTCTCGCCGCTAAAAGAACGTTTAGAGACTTTTAATCAGACGGTTACAAACAACAGTAAAGAGAATACTGCCAATAAAACGGAGATAAAAACAACCTTCGAAGAGGCGATGAAACGCCTTCATGCAGAGCAGGAAATGACTATCAAAGCAATGCGTGAGAATCAAGAACGGGCTGTAAAGGAATTGCGTGAACAGACGGAACGTATTGGTAATGATGCTGCTTCACTCACACAAGCCCTTAAAGGCGACTCTAAGATGCAAGGCGATTGGGGTGAGATGATTCTCGATAAGACACTGGAAGACTGCGGCCTCATTCAGGGTCAACAGTATTTTCTACAAGAGAACTACAAAGATAAGGATGGTAATAACTTCCGACCAGATGCCGTCATTGTCTTCCCAAACGAGGAACGTGCCGTGATTGATGCGAAGGTTTCACTAACGGCTTATCAGGCGGCTATCAGAGAAGAAGATGCTACGGAGCGTGAACACTATATGAAGGAACACATTGCTTCTATCAAAAAGCATGTCGACGAGCTGTCGGCTAAGAACTACGAGAAACTTGTACCAGGGTGTATCGGTTTTGTGCTGATGTTCGTTCCTTACGAAAGTGGCTATTCTGCTGCCTTGAAGGTTGACCCTTCCATCCTGCAATACGCTTATCGCAAGCATATTATCATTCTGAGTCCAAGTAACTTGCTCATGGCTTTACAGCTGACACACACGATGTGGCAGAACTTCCGTATGACAAAGAATGTAGAGGAAATCCTCTACCAGTCTAACGAACTCTTCGATAAGTTCGTCACCTTTGCAGAGACTTTCGTAAAGATTGGTACAAATATCGAACGTCTACAGCAAGACTTTAATAAGGCAAAGGGTCAGCTAAACGAAGGAAAGGGCAACATCGTCCGCCGCTTAGAAGGTCTGAAAACATTAGGTATTAGTCCGAAGAAGCAGATTCCAGAGAACTTGTGA
- a CDS encoding NUDIX domain-containing protein, with protein sequence MYTYQYPHPAVTADCLVFVHTEEGMKLLLIQRKNEPCKGKWAFPGGFMEINETTLEAARRELKEETGLMVDDLIRVGVFDAIDRDPRERIITVAYYTILDKFVEVRGLDDAAQARWFPLTDLPALAFDHDEILRETMRLIG encoded by the coding sequence ATGTACACATACCAATATCCGCACCCAGCCGTAACGGCTGACTGTCTTGTCTTTGTGCACACGGAAGAGGGAATGAAACTGTTGTTGATACAGCGAAAGAATGAGCCTTGTAAGGGGAAATGGGCTTTCCCTGGTGGTTTTATGGAAATCAATGAGACAACCCTTGAGGCTGCTCGGCGTGAACTGAAAGAAGAAACAGGACTGATGGTTGATGACCTGATTCGTGTTGGTGTCTTTGATGCTATCGACCGTGATCCACGCGAACGAATCATTACCGTGGCTTATTACACGATACTCGATAAGTTCGTAGAGGTCAGGGGGTTGGACGACGCAGCACAAGCAAGGTGGTTCCCTTTGACCGACCTGCCCGCCTTAGCCTTCGACCACGATGAGATACTCCGGGAGACGATGAGGCTGATAGGGTAG
- a CDS encoding GxxExxY protein — protein sequence MQENNITYNIIGAIYKVYAALGPGLLESVYEEALAYQLEMNGLKVERQVHVPIFYEGKQLANDLRLDLLVEGQIIVELKAVKELLDTHYKQLLTYLRLSNLYIGLLVNFQTADIKHNIHRVINGYR from the coding sequence ATGCAAGAAAATAACATCACCTATAATATTATAGGAGCAATATACAAAGTCTATGCGGCACTGGGACCAGGCTTACTAGAATCTGTCTATGAGGAAGCTTTAGCCTATCAATTAGAGATGAATGGACTAAAAGTAGAGCGTCAGGTGCATGTTCCTATATTTTATGAGGGTAAACAATTAGCTAATGATTTAAGATTAGATCTATTGGTAGAAGGTCAAATTATTGTAGAATTAAAGGCTGTAAAAGAATTGTTGGACACGCACTATAAACAACTCCTAACCTATCTGAGACTATCCAATCTGTACATTGGACTACTCGTAAACTTTCAAACTGCTGATATTAAACATAATATCCATAGAGTTATCAATGGATATAGATAA
- a CDS encoding sodium-translocating pyrophosphatase — protein MEHIPQVFWLIPIASVCALAMAWYFFKSMMKAEEGTPRMVEIAEYVRRGAMAYLKQQYKVVLIVFVVLAIVFAIMAYGFNAQNEWVPFAFLTGGFFSGLAGFFGMKTATYASARTANAARKGLNDGLKIAFRSGAVMGLVVVGLGLLDIAIWFIVLTWFYSDKMTTSEMLITITTTMLTFGMGASTQALFARVGGGIYTKAADVGADLVGKVEANIPEDDPRNPATIADNVGDNVGDVAGMGADLYESYCGSILSTAALGATAFAASAGDMQLRAVIAPMLIAAMGVFLSLFGIFLVRTKEGATMQGLLHALGLGTNTAAVLIAAASFLILYLLGLENWLGVSFSVIAGLAAGVIIGQATEYYTSQSYTPTKAISEASQTGSATVIIKGIGTGMISTCVPVLAISIAIMLSYLCANGFDMSMSALSIQHGLYGIGIAAVGMLSTLGITLATDAYGPIADNAGGNAEMSELGAEVRQRTDALDALGNTTAATGKGFAIGSAALTALALLASYIEEIKIAMARVGTQMTNVAGETIDATKATIPDFMNFFQVNLMNPKVLVGAFIGAMAAFLFCGLTMGAVGRAAGKMVAEVRRQFREIKEILEGTGTPDYGRCVEISTQSAQHEMIIPSLLAIIIPVIVGLLLGVAGVLGLLVGGLAAGFTLAVFMSNAGGAWDNAKKFVEEGNHGGKGSDAHKATIVGDTVGDPFKDTSGPSLNILIKLMSMVSIVMAGLTVAFL, from the coding sequence ATGGAACACATTCCACAGGTTTTTTGGCTCATACCCATCGCATCAGTGTGTGCGCTGGCTATGGCATGGTATTTTTTTAAGTCTATGATGAAAGCCGAAGAAGGCACGCCACGTATGGTTGAGATTGCGGAATACGTACGACGTGGTGCAATGGCTTACCTGAAACAGCAGTACAAAGTCGTCTTGATTGTCTTTGTTGTCCTTGCTATTGTCTTCGCAATCATGGCTTATGGTTTCAATGCGCAGAATGAATGGGTACCTTTTGCCTTCCTGACAGGCGGTTTCTTCTCCGGTCTTGCAGGCTTCTTCGGAATGAAAACTGCGACCTACGCCAGTGCAAGAACAGCCAACGCAGCACGTAAGGGACTTAACGATGGACTCAAGATAGCCTTCCGTTCGGGTGCTGTCATGGGATTAGTTGTCGTAGGATTAGGATTGTTAGACATCGCCATTTGGTTCATTGTCCTCACTTGGTTCTATTCTGACAAAATGACGACGAGCGAAATGCTCATCACTATCACGACAACGATGTTGACCTTCGGCATGGGCGCATCTACACAGGCTTTGTTTGCTCGTGTCGGTGGTGGTATCTATACGAAGGCTGCTGACGTCGGTGCCGACCTTGTGGGTAAGGTGGAAGCCAACATCCCTGAAGACGATCCACGCAACCCTGCAACGATTGCCGATAACGTAGGCGATAACGTGGGCGACGTGGCGGGTATGGGTGCCGACCTATACGAGAGCTATTGTGGTTCGATTCTTTCAACTGCAGCCTTAGGCGCAACCGCCTTTGCAGCCTCAGCAGGTGACATGCAGTTGCGTGCCGTCATCGCCCCAATGCTCATCGCAGCCATGGGTGTTTTCTTGAGTTTATTTGGTATCTTCTTGGTAAGAACGAAGGAGGGGGCAACGATGCAGGGTCTCCTCCACGCCTTAGGACTTGGTACGAACACAGCTGCCGTACTCATTGCAGCTGCCAGTTTCTTGATTCTCTACCTCTTAGGCTTGGAGAATTGGCTCGGTGTTAGCTTCTCTGTGATTGCTGGTTTGGCAGCAGGTGTTATCATTGGTCAGGCTACAGAGTACTATACTTCACAGAGTTACACACCAACAAAAGCGATTTCTGAGGCAAGTCAAACGGGTTCAGCAACAGTTATTATAAAAGGTATAGGTACAGGCATGATTTCTACCTGTGTTCCTGTCCTCGCTATTTCCATCGCAATTATGCTGAGTTATCTCTGTGCCAACGGTTTTGATATGTCGATGTCAGCACTGTCTATCCAGCACGGACTATATGGTATCGGCATCGCTGCTGTGGGTATGCTCTCAACCTTGGGTATCACCTTGGCAACAGATGCTTACGGACCGATTGCCGACAATGCTGGCGGAAACGCTGAGATGAGCGAGTTAGGAGCGGAAGTGCGCCAACGTACGGATGCCCTCGATGCCTTGGGTAACACCACAGCGGCAACGGGTAAGGGTTTTGCTATTGGTTCGGCTGCACTGACAGCATTGGCACTGTTGGCTTCTTACATCGAAGAAATCAAGATTGCCATGGCACGTGTTGGTACACAGATGACCAATGTTGCAGGCGAGACCATCGATGCTACCAAGGCTACGATACCAGACTTCATGAACTTCTTCCAGGTAAACCTAATGAATCCAAAGGTACTTGTCGGTGCGTTCATCGGAGCTATGGCCGCCTTCCTCTTCTGTGGTCTTACGATGGGTGCCGTGGGTAGAGCAGCTGGTAAGATGGTGGCAGAGGTGCGCCGTCAGTTCCGTGAGATTAAAGAAATATTAGAAGGAACAGGCACACCAGACTATGGACGGTGTGTAGAAATCAGTACACAGAGTGCTCAACACGAGATGATTATCCCATCTTTATTGGCTATCATCATCCCCGTCATCGTAGGTCTTTTACTTGGTGTGGCAGGCGTATTGGGCTTGTTAGTAGGTGGTTTAGCAGCAGGCTTCACCCTTGCCGTCTTCATGTCGAATGCAGGTGGTGCATGGGACAATGCCAAGAAGTTTGTTGAAGAGGGCAACCATGGTGGTAAAGGCTCTGACGCTCATAAAGCTACGATTGTGGGTGACACCGTTGGCGACCCATTCAAAGACACCTCTGGTCCTTCGCTTAACATCCTTATCAAACTGATGAGTATGGTCAGCATCGTGATGGCTGGTCTCACCGTTGCGTTCTTATAA
- a CDS encoding bifunctional UDP-N-acetylmuramoyl-tripeptide:D-alanyl-D-alanine ligase/alanine racemase, with product MNYTIEKVTTLIGARRYGDKDANISFVLTDSRSLCFPEETLFFALKSERNDGHNYIPELYARGVRNFVVEVVPEGWATRYPESNFLKVVGSLEALQRLAERHRDEYLIPIVGITGSNGKTMVKEWLYQLLSPQMVVTRSPRSYNSQIGVPLSVLLLNENTQIGVFEAGISLPGEMMALHDIIQPTIGVFTTLGTAHQENFPSIEAKCHEKIKLFHDTKAIVFSADEEVFTKCLNEYDYKGLKLDWSVKKPEAAFYVEAIEKQAIETTITYVWEGKIEGQYKLPFIDDASVENSITCAVVALHLGVTPAALAERMAQLEPVAMRLEVKEGQHGCTLINDSYNSDFNSLDIALDFMNRRPDHMGRRRTLILSDILQSGDTDKDLYNKVAFLCEKRGVEKFIGIGEGLLSQRSAFKHLGEKHFFATVNAFIHSDVFAHLHDEVILLKGARQFGFDHLTELLVKKVHETVLEVNLNAVVDNLNWYRSFLKAETKLVCMIKADAYGAGAVEIAKTLQEHRVDYLAVAVADEGVTLRKNGITSNIMIMNPEMSSFKTLFDYDLEPEVYSFRLLDALVKAAQKEGITGFPVHIKLDTGMHRLGFDPEKDMDELIDRLKHQSAIIPRSVFSHFVGSDADSFDAFSARQFELFDEGSKKLQAAFKHKIIRHMDNSSGIEHFPERQLDMCRLGLGLYGINPRTNKIINNVSTLKTTILQLRHVPAGETVGYSRKGTIDHDSVIAAIPIGYADGLNRHLGNRNCYCLVNGQKAEYVGNICMDVAMIDVTGIDCKEGDSVEIFGDHLPVTVLSDTLGTIPYEVLTTISNRVKRVYFQD from the coding sequence ATGAATTATACTATTGAAAAAGTAACGACGCTCATTGGTGCACGCCGTTATGGTGATAAAGATGCAAACATTAGTTTTGTACTTACAGACAGTCGGTCGCTGTGTTTCCCCGAAGAGACATTGTTCTTTGCGCTTAAATCTGAGCGTAACGATGGACATAATTATATCCCAGAACTCTATGCAAGGGGTGTGAGAAACTTTGTCGTGGAGGTGGTTCCTGAAGGATGGGCTACACGCTATCCTGAATCAAACTTCTTGAAAGTCGTTGGTTCGCTGGAGGCACTACAACGATTGGCCGAACGCCATCGTGACGAATACCTGATTCCGATTGTGGGAATCACAGGTTCTAATGGTAAGACGATGGTCAAAGAGTGGCTCTATCAGTTGCTTTCTCCGCAGATGGTCGTCACACGTTCACCTCGTAGCTATAATTCCCAGATTGGTGTTCCGCTGTCTGTCTTACTATTAAATGAGAACACACAGATTGGTGTCTTTGAAGCAGGCATCAGTCTGCCGGGCGAGATGATGGCTTTGCACGATATCATCCAACCAACCATCGGTGTCTTCACCACATTGGGCACTGCTCATCAAGAGAATTTCCCATCCATAGAAGCGAAATGTCATGAGAAGATAAAACTCTTCCATGACACGAAGGCGATAGTCTTTTCGGCTGATGAAGAAGTGTTTACAAAGTGTCTGAACGAATATGATTATAAGGGACTGAAGCTCGACTGGTCGGTAAAGAAGCCGGAGGCGGCTTTCTATGTCGAAGCCATTGAGAAGCAAGCCATTGAGACAACCATCACCTACGTTTGGGAAGGGAAGATTGAAGGACAATATAAACTGCCTTTCATCGATGATGCCAGTGTTGAGAACTCTATCACCTGCGCCGTCGTCGCACTCCATCTTGGCGTCACGCCAGCTGCCCTCGCTGAGCGAATGGCTCAATTAGAGCCTGTCGCTATGCGCTTGGAGGTGAAGGAAGGACAACATGGTTGTACGCTTATCAACGATTCTTACAACTCTGATTTCAACTCACTCGACATAGCGCTCGACTTCATGAACCGTCGCCCTGACCACATGGGACGTCGTCGTACACTGATTTTGAGCGATATCCTACAGAGTGGTGACACGGATAAAGACCTGTATAACAAGGTGGCGTTCCTATGCGAGAAACGTGGCGTTGAGAAGTTCATCGGTATCGGTGAAGGACTCTTGTCGCAGCGTTCTGCCTTTAAGCATTTGGGTGAAAAGCATTTCTTCGCTACGGTCAACGCCTTTATCCACAGCGATGTCTTCGCACATCTGCACGATGAGGTTATCTTATTAAAAGGCGCACGACAGTTTGGTTTCGACCATCTGACAGAGCTCTTGGTGAAGAAGGTGCATGAGACGGTATTGGAGGTAAACCTCAATGCTGTTGTCGACAACCTCAATTGGTATCGCTCCTTCCTCAAGGCAGAGACGAAATTGGTTTGTATGATTAAGGCTGATGCCTACGGGGCAGGTGCCGTAGAGATTGCCAAGACCCTGCAGGAGCATCGTGTTGACTATCTTGCTGTGGCCGTTGCTGACGAGGGTGTGACGCTCCGTAAGAATGGTATCACAAGCAATATCATGATTATGAACCCGGAGATGAGTTCTTTCAAGACGCTCTTCGACTACGACCTTGAGCCAGAGGTTTATAGCTTCCGACTCTTGGATGCGCTCGTGAAGGCGGCACAGAAAGAGGGTATCACGGGTTTCCCTGTTCATATAAAACTCGATACGGGTATGCACCGCTTAGGCTTCGACCCTGAGAAGGATATGGATGAGCTTATCGACAGACTGAAACATCAGAGCGCTATCATCCCTCGTTCGGTCTTCTCACACTTCGTTGGCTCAGATGCTGACAGCTTCGACGCGTTCTCTGCTCGTCAGTTTGAACTCTTCGATGAGGGTAGCAAGAAGCTGCAAGCGGCTTTCAAACATAAGATTATCCGCCACATGGACAACTCTTCGGGCATCGAACACTTCCCTGAACGTCAGTTGGATATGTGTCGACTGGGCTTAGGACTCTATGGTATTAACCCTCGCACAAACAAGATTATCAACAATGTGTCAACGCTGAAGACGACGATTCTTCAGTTACGCCACGTACCTGCTGGCGAGACAGTGGGCTACTCTCGCAAGGGAACCATCGACCACGATAGCGTGATTGCAGCTATACCAATCGGTTATGCTGACGGCTTGAACCGCCATCTTGGTAACCGCAACTGCTATTGTTTGGTAAATGGTCAGAAGGCAGAGTATGTCGGTAACATCTGTATGGACGTAGCTATGATTGACGTAACAGGCATTGATTGTAAGGAAGGCGACAGTGTTGAAATCTTCGGCGACCACCTCCCAGTGACCGTCCTCAGCGATACGCTCGGCACCATCCCATACGAGGTTCTGACGACTATCAGCAACCGTGTGAAGAGAGTTTACTTCCAAGATTAA